The proteins below come from a single Gammaproteobacteria bacterium genomic window:
- a CDS encoding F0F1 ATP synthase subunit epsilon, which produces MATMQVDIVSAEEEIFSGEAEMVIAPSELGAVGIMPGHAQLLARLKPGEVLLRTEGQDDQFFYVSGGILEVQPHVVTVLSDTALRAKDIDESQAQEAKKRAEDALADKNSDIDYATAQARLAEAAAQLRMLEHLRKRR; this is translated from the coding sequence ATGGCGACGATGCAGGTCGATATCGTCAGCGCCGAGGAAGAAATCTTCTCCGGCGAGGCGGAAATGGTTATCGCGCCCTCCGAGTTGGGCGCCGTCGGCATCATGCCGGGGCATGCGCAGTTGCTTGCACGGCTCAAGCCGGGTGAGGTGCTGCTACGTACGGAAGGTCAGGACGATCAGTTTTTTTATGTATCCGGTGGCATCCTAGAGGTGCAGCCGCATGTGGTGACCGTGCTTTCCGACACTGCGCTGCGCGCCAAAGACATCGACGAGTCGCAGGCGCAGGAAGCCAAGAAGCGCGCTGAGGACGCGCTGGCCGACAAAAATTCGGATATCGATTACGCCACCGCGCAGGCCAGGCTGGCGGAGGCAGCCGCGCAGTTGCGAATGCTGGAACATCTGCGTA